In the genome of Desulfobotulus mexicanus, the window TTTTTCCTGGAAAATGAATTTTCCGGATTTACTAAAAAGTTCAAAACCAACTCGACATGATGTATATTGCTGCTTATGAAAAAACAAGACGCTAGAAAACTCGATCATAAGACCCGTGAGGCTATCCGTATACGCGCTGTCCAGCAGATCGAATCGGGTGAAAGCCCAGAGGTTATCGCCAGGGCTCTGGGTTACCATCGATCCGCAATTTACCAGTGGATAGCCAAATACCGCAAAGGCGGCCTTGACGCTTTAAAGACGAAACC includes:
- a CDS encoding helix-turn-helix domain-containing protein, giving the protein MKKQDARKLDHKTREAIRIRAVQQIESGESPEVIARALGYHRSAIYQWIAKYRKGGLDALKTKP